TTCTCCAGGAAGAGCACGCCGGCGGGCGCGGGGCGGCGCGGCGGGCCGACCGGCTCGTCCTCGAAGAACTCCGCCTGGGCCGGGGCGGGGTTGGGTACGGGCTCTCCGACACCGCGCAGGTCAAGCACGGTGTCGGCGTAGCGCGCACCGGCGGGCCCGATGGAGTAGAGGCGGACCCGGGACAACTCGTACATGGCGGCGGACTCTCGTCGTTCAGGCAGCGGGAGGGAAACGTCGGGGGCGGGGGCCGGTGGCGGCCGGGCCCGCGTGCGGGTCAGGCGTGGAAGGGCAGGCCCTCGTCGGCGGCCAGCTCGGGGCTGTCGGCGTCCGGTGGGGGCAGCAGCGTGGCCGTGCCGTCCGAGACCGGGACGACTCCGAGCTCCAGGAGTTCGGCCATCGCGGCGCTGCCCGCCATGTCGCGGACCTGGAGCTGGTAGCGGGCGGTGGTGCGGTACGCGCCTCCGGCGTCATCGCCGGTGCGCTGGAGGAAGCCCGAGTCCGTGAGGAAGGCCACGGCCTTGCCGATGATGCCGGTGGTGGAGCCGGCCAGCCGGCGGGCGTCCTTCGTCGCGCCGGTGGCGCTGCGCCGGGCGTAGATCCGCCAGCCGGCTTCGAGTCCGGGGGCGTCGGTGGCCGGGTCGGTGTTGTCGCCCTGCTCCTCGGCCCGCTCCTCCAGGCGGTGGCACGCCTGGCGTACGAAGGCGTCGACGCCGTTGACCGTGATGCGGCCGATGTATCCGTTGTCGGCGAGGTCCTCGGGGCGCGGGAAGGCCATCGCGGCGACGGCGAGGTGGGCCAGGCCGTGGAGGAAGCGGTCGGCGGAGTCGGAGGATGCGCGGCGGGCGTAGTCGCCCATGCGCACGGCGAAGACCGAGTCCTCCGCCGCGGTGACGGCCATCCCGGCGCGGGTGGACACCTCCATGACGATCAGGCCCAGTCCGGTGGCCACCGCGTCGGCGAGCCGGGCGAAGGCTGGCTCCTCCCGGTAGCGGCGGAGCAGTTCGGCGTACTCGGCGTCCCGGGCGGGCAGCAGTTTGGGCTGGAGCCCGAAGGAGACGAGCCGCGCCGCGTCGGCGGCGTCGGCCGGTGTCACGGGCGCCGGAGCGCTCGCCTCGGCCGCCGGGGCGGCGTCTGCCGTCTCGCTCCACGCGTCGGTGTGCTCGGCGTGGTACTCGCTCACGGTTGGGGCTCCTCGGTGCGGAAACTGCGGAAACTCCGGGAACCGGAGGGGTGTCGTCCATCGGCCCACGGACGGCGGGCGTACGGGCTCGGTACGTACGGGCGTGGGGCGTACGGACGCGGGGCGTGCGGCGCCGCGCAGGCGCGGGTGCTCATGACGCCTCCCTGCGGTCCGCGGTCGCCGCGGCGGCGTCCAGCAGCGCGGTGCCCACTATCAGGTCGGCGCCGCCGAACTCCGGGTCGTCCAGCTCCGTACCGTCGTCCACGGCGAAGAGCAGGCGCCGCTCGCCCTGGCGGTACGCGGTGCCGACCGGGGGGCTCGCGGCGTGGACGGCGAGCAGGGCGACCAGGTAGGGCAAGTCGGGATCGCTGCGCCGGGCCTCGGCCAGAAGGCCGGACAGCCGGCGCGGTGCGTCGTGCTCCAGATCGAGCAGCGCCATGGCGTTCGCGAGCTGGTCCTCGCTGAACCGGCTGTCGTCGGGGGTGGCGATCAGGTCGGGTTCGGGCATCTCCGCGCCCAGGTGCTCGCGTTCCATGGGCGGCGTGAGCAGCATGTCGACGAGGTCACCGACCCGTACGGAGGTGGGCGTACGCAGCCCGGTGCCGTTGGCGAAGAAGGCGTCCGTGGCGCGGATGGCCTGTTCGACGGGAAGCGGGAGCAGCGGGGTGACCAGCTGCCCGTACAGATCGAGACCCGCGCGTGCCGTCGGGGCGGCGAATGCCTGCCGGTCCTGTTCGGCGCGGAACAGCGGGCCGGCCTCCAGCAGCCTGGACTGGAGCTGGGTGTGGCGGCGGATGCAGTCCTTGACGATGTCGACGAGCTCGGCCGCGCGGCGCTTGTGCTCAGGGTCCTCGGCCTCGTCCCGTGACTTGCGGATGTTGGTGAGGATCGCGTTCTCGTGGCGGTAACGGTCGGCGACGTGGTCCAGCGCTTCGGCGATCATGTCCGGGACCGTGTTGAGCCAGTCGACGGCGCGCACGTTGCGCCGGGTCGCCTCCAGGGTCCTGCGGAGCGTTTCCGCGTACTGCACGGTGCGGTAGCGGGCCTGCTCGGCGGCGAGCTGCGCGTCGGCGAGGCGCCCCCGGCTGATCAGCACCTCCAGCTTCACCTCGGCGGCGATCTGCGCGCTGGTGACGTCGGTGTCCAGGGCTCCGACGAGGACGTTGACCGCCTCGTCGGTGGCGCGCAGGTAGACGCTGCCGCCGTACCCGGGGACCTCTTCGATGAGCTTGAAGTCGTAGTCCCTGCGGACGTACACCCCGTCCGGTCCGAACGTGCCGTACACCGCGCGGAAACCCCGGTCCACGCTGCCGACGTTGATCAGGTTCTCCAGCACCCAGCGGGCCACCCGCTCGTGCTCGGCGACCGGGCGCCGGGGGGCCTGTGCCCCGACCCGCGGCAGGAGTCTGGTCACTATCTGGTCGTGGTCGGCGCCCGTGTCGAAGTCCATGTTGAGCGTGACCAGGTCGATGGCGGCGAGGGCGACCTCAGCCATCGAGTAGACCGTGTACTCACCGGCGAGATTCGCCTTGCGCACGTCGAGGTCGTGCAGCGGCGCCGTGCAGGCGAGCGCGCGCAGCCGTCGCGAGAGCCCCTCATCGGCGGCGGGGCCCTGGGCGGGCCGCGGGCCCCCGCTGAGCTGGGGCGCAGCGTTGTCCGTGTAGGCAGGCGAAGTCACGCTGCACAGATTAGGTCCTCGCACCGACAACGGTCGAAACGGCGCAGAAGCGACCAACCGACCGGGAGCCGCCGGAGGCCCGCGGGCCACGGCTCGTCCGGTGCGGTGGAGCCCCGGGTCAGGGGGTCTCCGGCGCCGTGCGGGGCCCGTAGCCGCCGCCTCCCGGCGTGCGCAGGACGAGGACGTCCCCGGCGTCCAGGGCGGCGGTGTCACAGCCCTTCAGCGGGGTCACCGTCGTACCGTCGGCGCGCTCGATGTGCTGACTGCCCGTACCGCCGGGACCGCCGCCGGCCATTCCGTACGGGGGTACGCGGCGGTGGCTCGACAGGAGCGCCACGGTGACGGGTTCGAGGAAGCGGATACGCCGTTCCACCCCCTGTCCGCCGTGCCACCGGCCGGCCCCGCCGCTGTCCGTACGCACCTCGAAGCTCTCCAGCAGCACCGGGTAGCGCCACTCCAGGACCTCGGGGTCGGTGAGCCGGGAGTTGGTCATATGGGTCTGCACGGCGTCGGTGCCGTCGAAGCCGTCGCCCGCCCCCGATCCGCTGGCCACCGTCTCGTAGTACTGGACGCGGTCGTTGCCGAAGGTGAGGTTGTTCATCGTGCCGGAGCCCTCCGCCTGGATGCCGAGGGCCGCGTAGAGGGCGCCGGTGACGGCCTGGGAGGTCTCCACGTTGCCCGCGACGGTCGCCGCCGGGTGGACGGGTGCCAGCATCGATCCTTCGGGCACCCGTACGTCCAGGGGCTTGAGGCAGCCGCTGTTGAGCGGGATGTCCTCGGCCACCAGTGTCCTGAAGACGTAGAGGACGGCGGCCATGACCACGGACCTTGGCGCGTTGAAGTTCCCCGGCTGCTGCGGCGAGGTGCCGGCGAAGTCGAGTACGGCGCTGCGGGCCTCCCGGTCCACGGTCAGCGTCACCTCGACGACCGCGCCGTTGTCGGTCTCGTAGCGGTACGAGCCGTCGTCCAGACCGGCGACGATGCGGCGGACGGACTCCTCCGCGTTGTCCTGCACGTGACGCATGTACGCCTCGACGACGGCGGTACCGAACTGGTCGGCCATGCGCCGCAGTTCGGTGATGCCCTTCTCGTTGGCGGCGATCTGGGCCCGGAGATCGGCGAGGTTGGTGTCGGGGTCGCGCGAGGGGTGGGCGGCGGTCGTCAGGAGTGCGCGCGTCTCGGCCTCGCGGAGCCGTCCGTCCCGTACGAGGAGCCAGTTGTCGAACAGGACGCCTTCTTCGTGGATCGTGCGGCTGAAGGCGGGCATCGAGCCGGGGGTGATGCCGCCGATCTCGGCGTGGTGACCGCGTGATGCCACGAGAAAGCGCGGACCGTTCCCGCCTTCCCCGGCCTGCTCGTCGAACACGGGCGTCACCACCGTCACATCGGGGAGGTGAGTGCCGCCGTGGTACGGATCGTTGATCGCGTACACGTCTCCGGGGCGCATCGTGGTCCTGTTGCGCAGGAGCACCTCCTTGATGGACTCCCCCATCGAGCCGAGGTGGACCGGGATGTGCGGGGCGTTGGCGATGAGATTGCCGTCGCCGTCGAAGAGGGCGCAGGAGAAGTCCAGCCGCTCCTTGATGTTCACGGAATGGGCGGTGTTCTCCAGGCGTACGCCCATCTGCTCGGCGATCGACATGAAGAGGCTGTTGAAGACCTCCAGCATGACCGGGTCGACTCCGGTTCCGACGGCCGTCCGGTCGGGGCGCGGGCGGACCCGGGTCAGCACGAGATGTCCGGTGGGAGCGGCCGACGCCTGCCAGCCCGGGTCGACGACGGTGGTGGCGTCGCTCTCGGCGACGATCGCGGGGCCGGTGACGGTGTCCGTCGTACGGAGTTCCGCGCGGCGGTACAGCCGGGCGTCCTGCCACCGCCCTTCGGTGAACATCCGTACGGTGTCGTGCGGGCGCGGGCCCCGCGCGGGGTCCGCCCGGTCCGCCGGACGCGCCGTGCGGTGCGGTCCGGCCGCTCCCGTCGCCTCCACGGTGACCGCCTCGACGACCAGCGGTTTGTCCATCGTGAAGCCGTAGCGCGCCCGGTGCACGGCGAGGAACTCCTCGCTCATCGCGGACACCGTGCCGAGGTCTACGGGGAGGCTCGCGTCCGTCCCGCCGTAGCGCAGGAGCACGCGCGCCCGGGTGGTGACGGCGGAGTCCGGTACGCCGTCGGCGCGGAGGTCGGCCCGGGTGCGGCCGGCCAGTTCCTCGCAGAGCGTCTTCAGGCGGACGAGGGCCGCCTCGTCGAGTTCCGCCTCGACGGACTGCTCGCGTATCGCCGTGGCGTCGGCCAGACCGATGCCGTAGGCGGAGAGCACCCCGGCGAACGGGGGTACGAGGACGGTGTCGACGCCCAGTGCGTCGGCGACCGCGCACGCGTGCTGGCCACCCGCTCCGCCGAACGCGGACAGGGCATAGCGCGTGATGTCGTGCCCGCGCTGCACGGAGATCTTCTTGACGGCGTTGGCCATGTTCAGGACGGCGATCTCCAGGAAGCCCGCCGCGACCTGGGCCGCGGTCCGCCGGCTGCCGGTGGCCCGTGCCACGTCCGCGGCCAGGGCCTCGAAGCGTTCGTGCACGGCCACGGTGTCCAGGGGCTGGTCGCCGCCGGGGCCGAAGACCGCGGGGAAGTGCGCGGGCTGGACCCTTCCCAGCATCACGTTGGCGTCGGTGACGGTCAGGGGTCCGCCGCGGCGGTAGCAGGCGGGGCCGGGGTCGGCGCCCGCGGAGTCGGGTCCGACCCGGTAGCGCCGGCCGTCGAAGTGCAGGACGGAACCTCCGCCGGCGGCCACGGTATGGATGCTCATCATGGGGGCGCGCATCCGCACTCCGGCGACCTGGGTGCCGAGCTCCCGCTCGAACTCGCCCCCGTAGTGCGACACATCGGTGGAGGTGCCGCCCATGTCGAAGCCGATGACCCGGTCGTGTCCGGCCTGTGCGGACGTACGGGCCATGCCGACGACGCCTCCGGCGGGTCCGGAGAGCACCGCGTCCTTGCCGCGGAAATGGGCGGCCTCCCGCAGTCCACCGTTGGACTGCATGAACATCAGGCGGATG
The Streptomyces sp. NBC_00234 DNA segment above includes these coding regions:
- a CDS encoding hydantoinase B/oxoprolinase family protein, translated to MTGRWEFWIDRGGTFTDVVGRDPEGHLISHKLLSHDPDRYQDAAVAGIRRLLGLQPGDPVPADRISVVKMGTTVATNALLERTGEPTVLVVTEGFRDALRIAYQNRPRLFDRHIVLPEAVYERVIEVPERVDARGTIVKALDLPEVTERLRAARNDGITSAAVVLMHGYRHPAHESAVADAARGLGFTQVSCSHEVSPLIKLVPRGDTTVVDAYLSPILRRYVDQVAGELRGIRLMFMQSNGGLREAAHFRGKDAVLSGPAGGVVGMARTSAQAGHDRVIGFDMGGTSTDVSHYGGEFERELGTQVAGVRMRAPMMSIHTVAAGGGSVLHFDGRRYRVGPDSAGADPGPACYRRGGPLTVTDANVMLGRVQPAHFPAVFGPGGDQPLDTVAVHERFEALAADVARATGSRRTAAQVAAGFLEIAVLNMANAVKKISVQRGHDITRYALSAFGGAGGQHACAVADALGVDTVLVPPFAGVLSAYGIGLADATAIREQSVEAELDEAALVRLKTLCEELAGRTRADLRADGVPDSAVTTRARVLLRYGGTDASLPVDLGTVSAMSEEFLAVHRARYGFTMDKPLVVEAVTVEATGAAGPHRTARPADRADPARGPRPHDTVRMFTEGRWQDARLYRRAELRTTDTVTGPAIVAESDATTVVDPGWQASAAPTGHLVLTRVRPRPDRTAVGTGVDPVMLEVFNSLFMSIAEQMGVRLENTAHSVNIKERLDFSCALFDGDGNLIANAPHIPVHLGSMGESIKEVLLRNRTTMRPGDVYAINDPYHGGTHLPDVTVVTPVFDEQAGEGGNGPRFLVASRGHHAEIGGITPGSMPAFSRTIHEEGVLFDNWLLVRDGRLREAETRALLTTAAHPSRDPDTNLADLRAQIAANEKGITELRRMADQFGTAVVEAYMRHVQDNAEESVRRIVAGLDDGSYRYETDNGAVVEVTLTVDREARSAVLDFAGTSPQQPGNFNAPRSVVMAAVLYVFRTLVAEDIPLNSGCLKPLDVRVPEGSMLAPVHPAATVAGNVETSQAVTGALYAALGIQAEGSGTMNNLTFGNDRVQYYETVASGSGAGDGFDGTDAVQTHMTNSRLTDPEVLEWRYPVLLESFEVRTDSGGAGRWHGGQGVERRIRFLEPVTVALLSSHRRVPPYGMAGGGPGGTGSQHIERADGTTVTPLKGCDTAALDAGDVLVLRTPGGGGYGPRTAPETP